A part of Aegilops tauschii subsp. strangulata cultivar AL8/78 chromosome 2, Aet v6.0, whole genome shotgun sequence genomic DNA contains:
- the LOC141041446 gene encoding uncharacterized mitochondrial protein AtMg00860-like encodes MGRRPERDAVFQLLKEHNLKVNRGKCSFARPSLLYLGHEISGEGVRTDPKNIAAVRNWPTPTSVKEVRGFLGLAGYYRKFVRGFALICRHLTNLLKKGVVFRWTDEEEGSFRALQHALVTAPVLALPNFKKPFELETDASAHGIGAVLSQDKHPIGFLSKTLGPRNSALSTYEKEGLAILLAVDHWRTYLQSDEFTIHTDQRSLIHLKD; translated from the exons ATGGGGCGCCGGCCGGAGCGGGACGCGG TTTTCCAGCTTCTCAAGGAGCACAATCTCAAGGTCAATCGTGGCAAATGTTCTTTTGCTCGACCCAGCTTGCTGTACCTGGGACATGAGATCAGTGGAGAAGGGGTCCGCACCGATCCCAAGAACATCGCTGCTGTTCGGAACTGGCCCACACCAACCTCGGTCAAGGAGGTCCGCGGGTTCTTAGGCCTGGCCGGGTACTATAGGAAGTTCGTCCGGGGATTTGCGCTAATCTGCCGGCATCTTACTAATCTGCTCAAGAAGGGGGTTGTGTTTCGCTGGACAGATGAGGAGGAGGGATCGTTCCGAGCCTTGCAACACGCCTTGGTCACGGCTCCGGTGCTGGCGTTACCGAATTTCAAGAAGCCCTTCGAGTTGGAAACTGATGCTTCAGCCCACGGGATTGGTGCCGTTCTATCTCAAGATAAGCATCCAATTGGTTTTCTCAGCAAGACACTTGGGCCACGCAATAGCGCTCTTTCCACATATGAGAAGGAAGGGCTCGCCATCCTCTTGGCGGTTGACCACTGGCGTACATACCTACAGAGTGATGAATTCACCATCCACACCGACCAGCGAAGTTTGATCCATCTGAAGGACTAG